From one Humulus lupulus chromosome 8, drHumLupu1.1, whole genome shotgun sequence genomic stretch:
- the LOC133794285 gene encoding cysteine-rich receptor-like protein kinase 26: MTYSSVTMMIKIIRSSTFFNLCSILIIFLSNEAATISIAEITQPFLYYSCRNERGNYTTNSTYQANLDRLLSNIVPSKDNNGNYGYGFYNSSYGENSNQVHAIGFCRGDVKLDSCRSCLNDSIHLITEVCPNKKEAIGMYTLCMLRYSDRNIFGGGVERFPRYWRANGRNVSSSNVDEFFQDLRALLNSLKSRATAASSGFLRRFATGNATAAGFKTLYALVQCTPDLSSRDCNNCLDGVFEVMPECCSSKVGGRVLNPSCNFRYETFLFYDRVEDVVTAPASPLVLPPPPPTNSTITSTSAKGKKSNSSKATVIAVISTLIFVVLSISICVYFIRVKRAKKKVTYGPSFEEEEDIINDEFLQYDFGTINDATDNFSVENKLGEGGFGAVYRGRLPNGEDIAVKRLSTDSGQGELEFKNEVLLLAKLQHRNLVKLRGFCLEGSERLLLYEFVPNGSLDRFIFDPIKRANFDWDSRYKIIQGIARGLLYLHEDSRLRIIHRDLKASNILLNEEMNPKISDFGMARLFVLEDQTQDNTRRVVGTYGYMAPEYAKRGRISFKSDVFSFGVLLLEILSGQRNGSFRHGENTEHLLSYTWRSWRNGTISNNLVDPLMRVGSGSHDIMRCVHIGLLCGQENVAERPTMNSIVLMLNSHSFSLPIPSHPAFLMHSDASAMSLASHPNSGDLLVQASRNEATISELHPR; this comes from the exons ATGACATATAGTTCGGTGACAATGATGATAAAGATTATTCGCTCATCAACATTCTTCAACTTATGTTCCATATTGATCATATTCCTCAGCAACGAAGCTGCTACCATTAGTATCGCTGAGATAACTCAGCCATTCCTATATTACTCTTGTCGAAATGAAAGAGGTAATTACACTACCAATAGTACTTATCAAGCCAACCTAGACCGCCTCTTGTCTAACATCGTCCCCTCTAAAGACAATAATGGCAACTACGGTTACGGCTTCTACAACTCCTCTTACGGCGAAAACTCCAACCAAGTTCACGCAATCGGATTCTGTCGAGGAGATGTTAAGCTTGATTCTTGCCGTAGTTGCCTCAACGACTCCATACATCTCATCACAGAGGTTTGCCCCAATAAGAAAGAGGCAATCGGGATGTACACGCTGTGTATGTTACGTTACTCAGACCGCAACATATTCGGCGGCGGCGTGGAACGTTTTCCTAGATATTGGAGGGCCAACGGCCGAAACGTATCGTCGTCTAACGTGGATGAATTCTTTCAAGATCTCAGGGCCTTGTTGAATAGCTTGAAGAGTCGAGCAACCGCCGCTTCTTCTGGTTTTCTTAGAAGGTTCGCGACAGGGAATGCCACCGCTGCCGGCTTTAAGACCTTATACGCGCTTGTACAGTGCACGCCGGACCTGTCTTCGCGAGACTGCAACAATTGCTTGGACGGGGTTTTTGAGGTTATGCCTGAGTGTTGTTCAAGTAAGGTAGGAGGAAGAGTTCTTAACCCCAGCTGTAACTTCAGGTATGAGACATTCCTCTTCTATGATCGGGTAGAGGATGTAGTTACTGCGCCGGCATCGCCGTTAGTATTACCTCCGCCGCCACCAACTAATAGTACCATTACTTCCACTAGTGCTAAAG GAAAGAAGAGCAACTCATCTAAAGCTACAGTCATTGCTGTGATATCAACTTTAATTTTCGTGGTACTAAGCATCTCCATCTGCGTCTATTTCATAAGAGTGAAGAGGGCAAAGAAAAAGGTTACAT ATGGCCCCtcatttgaagaagaagaagatattaTAAATGATGAGTTCTTGCAATACGATTTTGGCACAATCAATGATGCGACGGATAATTTCTCAGTGGAAAATAAACTTGGAGAGGGTGGATTCGGTGCTGTTTACAGA GGTAGGCTTCCAAATGGAGAGGACATAGCCGTGAAAAGGTTGTCTACGGATTCAGGCCAAGGAGAGCTGGAGTTCAAGAACGAGGTGTTGTTACTTGCCAAGCTTCAACATCGAAACCTTGTCAAGTTACGCGGTTTTTGCTTGGAAGGAAGTGAAAGACTTCTTCTTTATGAGTTCGTTCCAAATGGAAGTCTCGATCGCTTCATATTTG ATCCAATCAAGCGTGCAAATTTTGATTGGGACAGTCGTTATAAAATTATACAAGGCATTGCTCGAGGTTTGCTTTACCTTCACGAAGATTCTCGTCTAAGAATTATTCATCGTGATCTCAAAGCTAGTAATATTTTATTGAACGAAGAAATGAATCCTAAGATATCAGATTTTGGCATGGCAAGATTGTTTGTCCTGGAAGACCAAACTCAAGACAACACAAGACGAGTCGTGGGGACCTA TGGATATATGGCTCCCGAGTACGCAAAACGTGGGCGAATTTCATTTAAATCTGATGTGTTTAGTTTTGGAGTATTATTACTGGAAATACTGAGTGGACAGAGAAATGGTTCTTTTCGTCATGGTGAGAACACAGAACACCTATTGAGCTAT ACATGGAGAAGTTGGAGAAACGGGACAATTTCCAATAATCTTGTGGATCCCCTAATGAGAGTTGGTTCAGGATCTCACGACATAATGAGATGCGTACACATTGGATTGCTTTGCGGTCAAGAAAATGTAGCTGAGAGGCCAACCATGAATTCAATTGTTCTCATGCTCAACAGCCACTCTTTTTCTCTTCCAATACCCTCACACCCTGCATTTCTCATGCACAGTGACGCATCAGCCATGTCATTAGCGTCCCATCCAAATTCAGGGGACTTGTTAGTTCAAGCATCTCGAAATGAAGCTACAATAAGTGAACTACATCCACGCTAG
- the LOC133794926 gene encoding DUF21 domain-containing protein At4g14240-like, whose product VDKGGELTHDETTIISGALDLTEKTAEEAMTPIESTFSLDVNSKLDWEAMGKVLARGHSRVPVYSGNPKNVIGLLLVKSLLTVRPETETPVSAVSIRRIPRVPADMPLYDILNEFQKGNSHMAAVVKTKGKSKLPAIDGGKTFLWLPSNNFTEHPGLNEKLKCIKQHSMLEVSLINIQVRKSIKETALILSNDDVDGGRAWQGEV is encoded by the exons GTCGACAAGGGTGGTGAGCTTACACATGACGAGACAACAATTATAAGTGGGGCACTAGATTTAACTGAGAAG ACAGCTGAGGAGGCTATGACACCCATTGAATCAACGTTTTCCTTAGATGTCAATTCAAAGTTGGACTG GGAGGCTATGGGAAAAGTTCTTGCTCGGGGGCATAGTCGAGTTCCTGTCTATTCTGGGAATCCGAAGAACGTTATTGGACTGCTTCTG GTGAAAAGTCTTCTTACTGTACGACCTGAAACAGAGACTCCAGTCAGTGCCGTTTCCATCCGGAGAATACCACG AGTTCCTGCCGATATGCCACTGTACGATATATTAAACGAGTTTCAGAAGGGCAACAGTCATATGGCAGCTGTGGTGAAGACTAAAGGGAAAAGCAAGCTTCCTGCAATTGATGGGGGGAAGACTTTTCTGTGGCTGCCTAGTAATAATTTTACAGAACAT CCAggtcttaatgagaaattaaaatgCATAAAGCAACATTCAATGTTGGAAGTTTCTTTGATTAATATTCAG GTTAGGAAATCAATCAAAGAGACTGCCTTAATTCTCTCTAATGATGATGTTGATGGTGGCAGGGCTTGGCAAGGCGAGGTGTAG
- the LOC133794286 gene encoding uncharacterized protein LOC133794286, which yields MNRIHVSLQFMVREFCRVKGINSVVSIPVDPTFMNRESIFLTSEDVEQVATLHMIGGSAMIFGLRCIWESLFPNQRVYYKFYDIERLNINNVNDVERSTIDLANWLMTMDRVGQLYFIPWNIR from the exons atgaatcgcatccatgttagccttcagtttatggtgagagaattttgcagagttaagggaataaactcagtcgtctccattccagtggacccaacattcatgaatcgcgagtcaatattcctaacttcagaggatgtggaacaagttgctaccttgcatatgattggaggctcagcaatgatattcggattaag atgcatttgggagtccctatttccaaatcagcgtgtctattacaagttttatgacattgaacgtcttaacattaataatgttaacgatgtagagcgatcaaccattgacttggcgaattggttgatgaccatggatagagttggtcaactttactttataccttggaacatacggtaa